The Methanobrevibacter olleyae DNA window TGGACCCATAGTGAACTTATCTCCAATTGGAACCATTGCAATATCTGGTTTATAGATTTTACCTACAATATGTTCTAAATCAGAGAATAAGCCAGTATCTCCTGCATGGAAAACTTTAGTTTCATCTTCAAAAGTAAATAAGAAACTTCCAGAATCGCCTCCAGGACGTATTTCATCAGTGCAATCAATAGAAGAAGAATGCTTTGCATCTAACATAGTTATTCTAATTCCCTGAATAGAAACAGAACCGCCAGTATTCATACTAACACATTCAAAACCTTGTTCTGCTAAAAATAAAGAAATTTCATGGTTCGCAACAAGAGTTGCATTGGTATTATTAGCTATTTCCATTGCATCACCAAAATGGTCAGAGTGACCATGACTAATACAAATTATATTTGCATCCAATTCTTCAACAGGAATCGGACATGCAGGATTGTTGCTAATAAATGGATCTACCAATATTTTAACTCCTTTATCACTAATTAATTCAAATGCAGAATGACCTAACCATCTAATTTCCATAATCTCACCTTTTTTAATAATAAATGTTTTTAAAAATAATTAATAATATCTTTTAAAATAACCAATATAATAATATTCTTTTAAAATAATCAATATAGTTTAGTTAAACAATAATCATTAAAAATATACTACTAATTTAAAATATGATTATATCAATTATTTTCAAGAATTGTATTAATATCTAAATCATTAGCTAATATCCAAGAAGATTCAAATAATTCTTTAATATTTTCTACAGAATCCTTATCCTCATAAACTGCTCCATATTCAAAATCATCTTCATCAATACTGTTAGATATCA harbors:
- a CDS encoding metal-dependent hydrolase; this encodes MEIRWLGHSAFELISDKGVKILVDPFISNNPACPIPVEELDANIICISHGHSDHFGDAMEIANNTNATLVANHEISLFLAEQGFECVSMNTGGSVSIQGIRITMLDAKHSSSIDCTDEIRPGGDSGSFLFTFEDETKVFHAGDTGLFSDLEHIVGKIYKPDIAMVPIGDKFTMGPFEGALATMWIAPKVVIPMHYNTFPVIEQDPAIFSNFVNQLHPNVDVVIMNPLEYYKPDFEKEDD